In Macrotis lagotis isolate mMagLag1 chromosome 8, bilby.v1.9.chrom.fasta, whole genome shotgun sequence, a single genomic region encodes these proteins:
- the TPRA1 gene encoding transmembrane protein adipocyte-associated 1 — protein sequence MVDWESSNATLAPSLLPNISTPHQCLLLLYEDIGTSRVRYWDLVLLIPNVLFFTFLLWKLPSARAKIRITSSPIFITFYILVFVVALVGIARAVVSMTVSTSDAATVADKILWEITRFFLLAIELSVIILGLAFGHLESKSSIKRVLAITTVLSLAYSVTQGTLEILYPDSHLSADDFNIYGHGGRHFWLASSCFFFLVYSLVVILPKTPLKNRISLPSRKSFYIYAGILALLNLLQGLGSALLCVDIIEGLCCVDVTTFLYFSFFAPLIYVAFLKGFFGAEPKILFSYKCQVDEAEEPDVHLPHPYAVARREGLDVPVGSYSNTQIDTAAYLDDVASMPCHVGSINSTDSERWKAINA from the exons ATGGTGGACTGGGAGAGTAGCAACGCCACATTAGCCCCGTCCCTGCTCCCCAACATCAGCACCCCACATCAATGCTTACTGCTGCTCTATGAAGACATCGGCACCTCCCG GGTTCGGTACTGGGACCTGGTGCTGCTGATCCCCAACGTGCTGTTCTTTACCTTCCTGCTCTGGAAGCTGCCATCGGCCCGAGCCAAGATCCGCATCACCTCCAGCCCCATCTTTATCACCTTCTACATCCTG GTGTTTGTGGTGGCCCTGGTGGGCATAGCCAGGGCAGTGGTCTCCATGACGGTCAGCACATCAGATGCGGCCACAGTGGCTGACAAG ATTCTGTGGGAAATCACTCGCTTCTTCCTTCTGGCTATTGAGTTGAGTGTGATCATCCTGGGCCTGGCCTTTG GTCACCTGGAGAGTAAATCCAGTATCAAGCGAGTCTTGGCCATCACCACGGTTCTGTCCCTGGCCTACTCTGTCACTCAG GGGACCCTGGAGATCCTGTACCCTGATTCCCACCTCTCCGCCGATGACTTCAACATCTATGGGCACGGTGGCCGCCACTTCTGGCTCGCCAGCTCCTGTTTCTTCTTCCTG GTCTATTCTCTTGTGGTTATCCTCCCTAAGACACCTCTGAAAAATCGGATCTCGCTGCCAT CTCGGAAGAGCTTCTATATTTATGCGGGGATCCTGGCCCTGCTGAACCTGCTCCAGGGCCTGGGCAGTGCCCTGCTCTGTGTGGACATTATCGAGGGCCTCTG CTGCGTGGACGTGACCACCTTCCTCTACTTCAGCTTTTTTGCCCCCCTCATCTATGTGGCCTTCCTCAAGGGCTTCTTTGG GGCGGAACCCAAAATCCTGTTCTCCTATAAATGCCAAGTGGATGAGGCAGAGGAGCCAGATGTGCACCTGCCCCACCCGTATGCCGTGGCCCGCCGGGAGGGCCTGGATGTGCCTGTGGGCTCCTATTCCAACACTCAGATCGATACTGCCGCCTATCTGGACGACGTGGCCTCCATGCCCTGCCATGTGGGCAGCATCAACAGTACCGACAGCGAGCGCTGGAAGGCCATCAATGCCTGA